A stretch of DNA from Triticum dicoccoides isolate Atlit2015 ecotype Zavitan chromosome 2A, WEW_v2.0, whole genome shotgun sequence:
aattgttatttggtgccagcgttaagcattaacattatatctggatcttgtttgatgcgagatggttattaatttaaatctaagaataatggttgttctatttatatgagtaatatcttttgtggtcatgcacccttgaagagtggtctatttttgttgaatctcgatagcagtgatacacatattcataatgttgaagccaaaagatgcagagttgataatgatagtgcaacttatttgtgccactaccgtttgggtcatattggtataaagcgcatgaagaaactccatactgatggacttttggaatcacttgattatgaatcacttggtacttgcgaaccatgccttatgggtaagatgactaaaacgtcgttctccagaactatggagcgagcaacagatttgttggaaatcatacatactgatgtatgtggtccgatgaatattgaggctcacggcgggtattgttattttctcaccttcacagatgatttaagcagatgtgggtatatctacttaatgaaacatacgtctgaaacatttgaaaagttcaaagaatttcagagtgaagtggaaagtcatcgtaacaagaaaataaagtttctatgatctgatcatggaggagaatatttgagttacgagtttggtctacatttgaaacaatgcggaatagtttcgcaactcacgccacctgaaacaccacagcgtaatggtgtgtccgaacgtcgtaaccgtactttactagatatggtgcgatctatgatgtctcttacatatttaccgctattgttttgaggttatgctttagagatggctgcattcacattaaatagggcaccatcaaaatttgttgagacgacgccatatgaactatggtttggcaagaaaccaaagttgtcgtttcttaaagtttggggctgtgatgcttatgtgaaaaaacttcaacctgataagctcgaacccaaatcggagaaatgtgtcttcataggatacccaaaggaaactgttgggtacaccttctatcatagatctgaaggcaagacatttgttgctaagaatggatcctttctagagaaggagtttctctcgaaagaagtaagtgggaggaaagtagaacttgatgaggtaattgtacctgctcccttattggaaagtagttcatcacagaaaccggttcccgtgacacctacaccaattagtgaggaagctaatgatgatgatcatgaaacttcagatcaagttactaccgaacctcgtaggttaaccagagtaagatccgcaccagagtggtacggtaatcctgttctggaggtcatgttgctagaccatgacgaacctacaaactatgaggaagagatgatgagcctagattccgcaaaatggcttgaggccatgaaatctgagatgggatccatgtatgagaacaaagtgtggactttggttgacttgcccgatgatcggcaagccatcgagaataaatggatcttcaagaagaagacaaacgctgatggtaatgttattgtctacaaagctcaacttgttgcgaaaggtttttgacaagttcaaggagttgacttcgatgagaccttctcacccgtagagatgcttaagtccgtccgaatcatgttagctattgccgcattttatgattatgaaatttggcaaatggatataaagactgcattcctgaatggatttctggaagaagagttgtatatgatgcaacctgaaggttttatcgatccaaaaggtgctaacaaagtatgcaagctccagcgatccatttatggactggtgcaagtttctcggagttggaataaacgctttgatagtgtggtcaaagcatatggttttatacagacttttggagaagcctgtatttacaagaaagtgagtgggagctccgtagcatttctaatattatatgtggatgacatattgttgattggaaatgatatagaatttctagatagcataaaaggatacttgaataagagtttttcaatgaaggacctcggtcaagctgcttacatattgggcatcaagatctatagagatagatcaagacgcttaattggaatttcacaaagcacataccttgacaaagttttgaagaagttcaaaatggatcaagcaaagaaagggttcttgcctgtattacaaggtgtgaagttgagtaagactcaatgcccgaccactgcagaagatagagagaaaatgaaagatatttcctatgcttcagccataggctctatcatgtatgcaatgttgtgtaccatacctgatgtgtgccttgctattagtttagcagggaggtaccaaagtaatccaggagtgggtcactggacagcggccaagaacatcctgaaatacctgaaaagtactaaggatatgtttctcatttatggaggtgacaaagagctcatcgtaaatggttacgttgatgcaagctttgacactgattcgggcgattataaatcgcaaaccggatacgtgtttatattaaatggtggagctgtaagttggagcagttctaaacagagcctcgcggcgggatctacatgtgaagcggagtacattgctgtttcggaagcagcaaatgaaggagtctggatggagTTCATattcaatctaggtgtcatacctagtgcatcgggtccaacgaaaatcttctgtgacaatactggtgcaattgccttggcaaaggaatccagatttcacaagagagccaagcacatcaagagacgcttcaactccatccgagatcaagtccaggtgggagacatagagatttgcaagatacatacggatctgaatgttgtagacccattgactctaagtctcaatctggatgactctaagtctcaatctggatacatattggaagtgggagcaattagctagagtagccacatgagcattgtagacatagaatatttgcaaaatacatacggctctgaatgtgacagaaccgttgactatacttctctcacaagcaaaacataatcacacctagtactctttgggtgttaatcacatagcgatgtgaactagattattgactctaatagaATCCTTTTTgcgtattggtcacatggcgatgtgaactatgggtaaagatgttaactattggtgttaaatcacatggcgatgtgaactagattattgactctagtgcaagtgggagactgaaggaaatatgccctagaggcaataataaagttattattttttttCCTTATAtattgataaatgtttattatacatgctagaattgtattaaccaaaaacttgatacatgtgtgagtacatagacaaaacaaagtgtccctagtatgcctctactagactagctcattaatcaaagatggttaagtttcctgaccatagacatgtgttgtcatttgatgaacggggtcacatcattagagaatgatgtgatggacaagacccatccgttagcttagcattatgatcgttgagttttattgctattgctttcttcatgacttatacatgttcctctgactatgagattatgcaactcctgaataccggaggaacaccttgtgtgctataaaacatcacaacgtaattgggtgattataaagatgctctacaggtgtctccaatggtgtttgttgagttggcatagatcaagattaggattttttgctccgtgtatcggagaggtatctccgggccctctcggtaatgcacatcactatgagccttgcaagcaatgtgactaatgagttagtcacgagatgatgcactacggaacgagtaaagagacttgccggtaatgagattgaactaggtatgatgataccgacgatcgaatctcgggcaagtaacatatcgatgacaaagggaacaacgtatgttgttatgcggtttgacagataaagatcttcgtagaatatgtaggaaccaatatgggcatctaggttccgctattggttattaaccagagaagggtctcggtcatgtctacatagttctcaaacccatagggtccacacgcttaacgttcattgacgatataatattatatgagttatgtatgttggtgaccgaatgttgttcggagtcccggatgagatcacagacatgatgaggagctctagaatggtccggaagtaaagattgatatatatgataATATGGTTCGGCCAAGGGGTGAAACCCACAGGGCTTTAGGTCAGTGCAAAAGGAGTtttcggaggccagggggccaaacgccggagaccttggcatctggccctgggccagGCGCCGAGGCCCATGGCTTCTGGGCCAGACACCAAGTACCGTGACGTCTGGTCCtggaagtccgagaaggactcttctgaaggaaatatgccctagaggcaataataaagttattatttatttccttatatcatgataaatgtttattattcatgctagaattgtattaaccggaaacataatacatgtgtgaatacatagacaaacagaatgtcactagtatgcctctacttgactagatcattgatcaaagatggttatgtttcctagccatagacatgagttgtcatttgattaatgggatcacatcattaggagaatgatgtgattgacttgacccattccattagcttagcacttgatcgtttagtatgttgctattgctttcttcatgacttatacatgttcctatgactatgagattatgcaactcccgtttaccggaggaacactttgtgtgctatcaaacgtcacaacataactgggtgattataaaggtactctacaggtgcctccgaaggtacttgttgagttggtgtatttcgatattaggatttgtcactccgattgtcggagaggtaactttgggcccactcggtaatgcacatcactataagccttgcaagcattgtaactaatgagttagttgcgggatgatgcattacggaatgagtaaagagacttgccggtaacgagattgaactaggtattgagataccgacgatagaatctcgggcaagtaacataccgatgacaaagggaacaacatatgttgttatgcggtttgaccgataaagatcttcatagaatatgtaggagccaatatgagcatccaggttccgctattggttattgaccagagacgtgtctcggtcatgtctacatagttctcgaacctgtagggtccgcacgcttaaagtttggtgacgatcggtattatgagtttttgtgttttgatgtaccgaaggtagttcggagtcccggatataatcacagacatgacgaggtgtctcgaaatggtcgagacataaagatcgatatattggacgactatattcggacaccagaagtgttccgagtggtttcggataaaaagcgtagtaccggggggttaccggaacccccgggggagttaattgggcctcatgggccttagtgggagaagaggaggggcagccagggcagccgcacgccccctccccctctagtccgaattggacaaggaggaggggcggcgcccccctttttccttctcctctctcccttccttccctctcctactccaacaaggaaaaaggaggagtcctactcctggtgggagtaggactcccacctggcgcgccctcctcctgcccGGCCGCCTCCcccgttgctcctttatatacgggggcaggggcaccctaggacacacaatttgatcagttgatctattccagccgtgtgcggtgcccccctccaccatattccacctcggttatatcgtagcggtgcttaggcgaagccctgcgtcggtagcaacgtcatcaccatcatcacgtcgtcgtgctgacgaaactctcctgtaaagctttgctggatcggagctcgcgggacgtcatcgagttgaacgtgtgcagaactcggaggtgccgtgcattcggtacttggatcggtcggatcgtgaagacgtacaactacatcaaccgcgttgtgccaacgcttccacattcggtctacgagggtacgtggacacactctcccctctcgttgttatgcatcaccatgatcctgtgtgtgcgtagatttttttttttgaaattactacgttccccaacatcttccttgcgggaaaaaccgactttgaggaggcttttacttcaagtttcgaccccagggctcaacatataaatagaggggcagggctagcacctagaacacatcaagaatcacccagccgtgtgccggcaaccctgtcccctctagtttatcctccatcatagtttccgttgtgcttggcgTAACCCTGGgttgattgttcttcaccaacaccgtcaccatgccgtcgtgctgccggaactcatctactacttcgcccgtcttgctggatcaagaaggcgaggacgtcatcgagctaaacgtgtgctgaatgcggaggtgccgtacgttcggtacttgatcgggacgaatcgtgaaggtgtacgactacatcaaccgtgttgataaacgcttccgcttaacggtctacaagggtacatagaaacactctccccctctcgttgttatgcatctcctagatagctcttgcgtgagtgtaggaatttttttgaaattgcatgctacgttccccaacaaaccctCCTCTCTTCGAGCTTGATCTACTTCTCTTCGAGATTGATCTTCTTCTTAGTCGCCATCATCAAGATGTTAAATCTCTCCGCCTTATTTCCCCCTTCACGTCGGAGCGCTTGACACatgcctcctccttcttcgccaaGACGCTCTTGAACCTCTCCGTCATCTTGGTTGCCGTCCCTTCTCGCTTCTCCTTATCCTCCTCCCACTTCTTTCTCCTGAACGACCTTCCAACCTTCTCAAGCAACTCTTTTGTTGGTGGGTTGGATCACCCGCTTCTTCTTCATCGCCGATGCTGACGGTCTTGATGGAGTTGGCAGTGTATAGTTGCCACTTGGGTTGCCCATTAAACTTCAACCAACAACTCATGATGACGAAGTTCTTCTTCTCCACCTTCAAGAACAAGTTGCACACATGGGAGACTAGAAAAAAAGACATTGTCAACAAGTTGCATATTCCGTCAAAtgaccaacatacagagcatattcAGCCAACAAGCTGCATATCTGACCAAATGACAAAGACATATAATAAGTGGGTTATAATGCACCTCCTATCCCAACTAGAGGGATATGGGCAAAAGGACGAAAAATTACATAGTTCTAACATCCCACTTCCTCTCCTCAAGGGTAGCCTTGGTCATTCAAAAAGGTCACCTAGCCTATATAAGACCCCACATTGGCATCTAAATAATCCACTCCCACTTGAATAAACTCAAGGGTAGAAGTCACNNNNNNNNNNNNNNNNNNNNNNNNNNNNNNNNNNNNNNNNNNNNNNNNNNNNNNNNNNNNNNNNNNNNNNNNNNNNNNNNNNNNNNNNNNNNNNNNNNNNNNNNNNNNNNNNNNNNNNNNNNNNNNNNNNNNNNNNNNNNNNNNNNNNNNNNNNNNNNNNNNNNNNNNNNNNNNNNNNNNNNNNNNNNNNNNNNNNNNNNNNNNNNNNNNNNNNNNNNNNNNNNNNNNNNNNNNNNNNNNNNNNNNNNNNNNNNNNNNNNNNNNNNNNNNNNNNNNNNNNNNNNNNNNNAGAACAACACTCAACAGGAGGTCGGGAACTCGATTCTGAGGGATCTAGTAAGGCTCAGACTAGTCAGGAGTCATGGTACTTAGGAAGCGGCAACACCCCACGTGTGGCGTGCGCCGAGAACCTCTTGATGACTCTCCTCATAGGATGTAGGTCGTGCTTCGACGAGGCGACTTAACCTATTAAAAACATTGTTGTGTCACTTTATCGCACACACCCCCATCTACTCATaattctcaaacgtatctataattttttattgtttcattactattatattatcattttATAGCAATTTATATTGTTTTTTCTAGACTAACTTATTAATTTAGTGCCCAGTGTCGGttcttgttttctgcttgttttcggTTTCACAAGAAATCAATATCTACGGAGGTCAAAATCACTTGCCACTTTAATACGATTTTGTTGGGGCAATACGAACACCAAAAGCTTCGGGAGAGATCGAGAGGCCAAGCCATGAGCCCAGACGGCCACCCCGCGTGGGCAGGAATGGTCGCGCCACCTGCCCGTGTGGGCCTCCCTGCAGCGCCTTAACCCGAATCCGCGCCATAATCGTCTATAAATACCAAAACCATCTGCCATATTTTCAGAAGAATATTATCACCGCCAGAAGCCACTGTTCCACGAAGATCTCATCTGGAGGCCTGttccgaagccctgccggagagggaAGCCATTGTCggagccatcttcatcaaccttgttgcctccaTGATGATATGTGAGTAATTCCATTAGGACCTATGGgcccatagtagtagctagatggctcatcAACCTTGCTGTCttcatgatgatgtgtgagtaattccattaggacctacgggtccatagtagtagctagatgactctctttttttggatcttcaataccatgttctcatgAGCCGTCTCATATGATCGGGATCAATTCGATGTAATccatggtgtgtttgttgggacatgATGAATTGCCACTTCATGATTAATTGTTCATTGAAATCAACTGAATCTTTTGAGATTTATTTGCTGCATAGTTAAATAGCTTTGTAAGCTCTCCGATCGTTTCGTGTAAAATGACAAGAGAATCACTTCAGCATGCAAATCAAGCAAACGACCTTCAATATTTTGGCAAGCATGTGAACAATTCTTCTCAGTCACAGTATACACAACCAAAATATAAGACACCCTTGAACATGATTTTCTGAATGAAATAATGTCACTCAGTTCTGGTCACTACACCTTTTTAATTTTTGTTTGGTACTACAACTTGACTTTTTTCTTCTGGTCGTTTTATTCCACTCTATAACTATTGCAGTTGCAGCCATTTAAGCTGCCGGCAGCATCTCTAATCATGCCGAGAACTCAAACAACATGGTGTGCTTATACTTCGCACCAGGCTGCACCACCACAGACGGGAAATTGGGCTGGTTGATAGCATTGGGGAACCCCTGGGTTTCCAAGCATACTCCGGCATGCTTACCGTAAACAGCTCCTCCTTTGCCCGTGATGCCATTCACATAGTTGGCAGTATAGAACTGCATGCCAGGCGCATCGGTCCAGAGGTCCAGAGTTCGTGAGCTCGATGGGTCCTTTAGCTTGGCTGCGTGCTTCAGGCCATTCTTCTCATCGCCCGAGTCCAGTACATAGTTATGGTCGTACCCTCCAGGAACATCGTTGATGCGGTCTCCAATCCTATGCTCCGTGGTGAAATCAAAAGGCGTGTCCTGGACGGGCATTATTTCTCCGGTAGGAATCGTGTTTTCATTGACTGGAGTGACGTGTTTTGCCCAGATCTGGATCGAATGATCCAAGATGCTGCCAGAGTTGTGGCCTGCAAGGTTCCAGTAAGTATGCTGTGCCAAGCTGATAGGAGTGGCTTTGTTAGCTGGTATAGCTTCCATATCAAGTCTTAGAGTGGTGGCCTCCGGAAGAGAATACGTTGCTCGGACGGTTACATCGCCAGGGTAACCTGTGAAACAATTCATGCTTGAATAGGCAGACTTAACCATGGGATTCAGCAGTATAAACAAAGTTGTTGGTCACATTACCTTCTTCGCCATCTTTGCTCTCATATTGAAAGGTTATTGATGGGTACTCGCCATCTTTACGCTCTACAACACCCCACACAACCTTGTCAAACCCCTTCAATCCACCTGAAATTTACAATTCAGCAACAAAACAAACTATTTTTTGCAGTTGAGTCACATGAACATAACCAATTGTAATAGAGTTAAAGGTAGAGAACAAAATTGTAGCTTTCATCTCCTGACATGTCAATTTTATAGTACGCTTTGTTCTTCGAGGCCCAAAAAATAATAGTACTGTACTAGGATACTGAGTGTACATGTATTGCAATCTGCTTAAGACATCTCGGTCTGTGGTGTACTGTCTACTCAGTTGTGAACTTGTGATAATATCACATGATAATTATTCAAATCATCAATAAAATTACTTATTATTTTACAGTGTTCCATAGCAACCGACCAGTCTGAAGAAGCCTCAGAGACATAGCCACATTGTCAGATCTAGCTAAAACAAAGTATACACCTTGCCAAAACTAACCACGTGAAATTTATGAAACTATACCATGAAGGCTGTTCGGCCCATTGTTGATAGGCAATGAATACTCGACTCCGTTCAGATCAAACTTCCCATTCTTGATCCTATTTGCAACTCGGCCAACTATGCAACCAAAATAAGGTGCCATGCCTTTCTACAAAAACAGAATAGAAGAAACAAAAGGTCTATGTTAACAACCACAGGCAACCCTTCGAAACAAGTTAAATGGAAATTTAACATAACTAGATACATTCTCGATACTTCAGAAATTTCATGTACAATTGGTTGGTACATATCTGAAATAAATCATTGGGCTTTGGTGTGTGAATGACTAACATCAAGGTTTACAACCTCTTCGACTAAAGGGGTTCCGCAAGAACTTTGAAAAACTTACGAACTTTATATAGCTTGATTGGTGGTAGGACTGAAAACAACAGGGATTCTTTTTACATGAAAACAGCAGGAAATGATCCTACTGTAATTTTTACTAAAATAATATTTACATGGTTATGTACaaattaaaaaaaaacagaaaGAGAGTTATGAAGTGACTTGCCAAGACAAATTGCATTAAACGGAAGTGCACAACCtacaatattttcaaataaaagaaCAACTTATATGTGAGACCTGACGACAAATCTAGCATCTTCTATTTGAGGAACCATCGATTCTAGGTATCAGGACGACACTGATTCACATGTGTTCCGCATCAAATCACTAATATTTATATCAGGATAGTTCAGACTTGCATCTGATTTAGAAAATGTATTCATAGACAAACTAAAGAAACTTTCAGTGACATAAACAGAATGAAGCGTTGGTTTTTGATAGTTTTCCTTGTCATAAAGCCTGAACCTGGACACAACTTTACAAATATCCTTTTCCCAACAGGAATTCAGCTCGAAACCATATTTACTAAAAGATGTATCCATAGCTACTGAAACATCACCCTTGTTCAATAATTTGCTATATCGTCTGCAAAGAGCCATCTACTTGTGATCAGCCTGATATGGTGGTACTTTCTGCTATAATATAGACAACATGAAGTAGTTTCAAACTTTCAATCTAATGAAGAATTACGACCGGCAGTTAAAAAGAAAGTAAGATATAGCCGACGAATTCAACAAAAACTGAGCTAAGTAGGCAACGCATAAACCGCACATCAATTTGCCGCAAAATCCAGTTCAGTTGAGCCCAAAAAACCAACCCGGAGTAGAATTCACAACTTAATCACAGCGATTAGCACAGAAGCATTGCCACACCATCTCCAGTTAGAATCCAAAAGTCAAGGCACTACACAGTCTATACAGACAGAGATGGGATTGTAGATCGGTTATTACCAAGTACGGCTCCAGTGTGTCGAACCCAAGAACGACATCCGCGAGATCCCCTGCTTACAGAGCACCAATTCGCAAAGGGAGGAGTTCAGATTCAAGAATCACCAAACCAAAGGAATCTGGAGAAGAGATTTGTGTTCGAAGTAGTCATGGACGAAACCTTGCGCGTCGGGGACGAGGAGGGAGGTGATGGTGGCGCCCCAGCTGGCGATGTTCGCCGTGATCCTGCCATTGGAGAGCACGCAGATCTCGGGCTCGGCCGCCATTGCTGCTGCCTGCTAGCTTCGCTGGATAAACTGCCTCGGAAGTGATCACAGAGGGTAGTTCGCACCGCGTGTCTATCTATTCGAACCCACCTCTTTTTTTCATCGGCTTATCTGATCCATCTATCTCAACAAGGCACGCAGTTCCACGCTTCGTGGGCCCGGCAAATATATTGTTGCCAACTACTCCCTCCGATTAATTAGTGGTGGTGTTACGCTAAATTAATGGCCGTGATATACGTTAACTAATGGCCGTGATACGCGTCGGTCGGGTGATAATTGAAAAAGATCGATCGTCTCGCCGATCGCTCGATGGAGCACCGAATAGCCGTATGATTTCTCCCGTGTGAGCAGCGTCAGGCTTATGGCAATCACTCCCGAACcgggctttttttttcttttctgaaacATGGCCTCCGTTTCTTTATAAAGGTGTATTTGTTTTCTCGAAAGTCAAACGAGTGCAGGTTTGACCGAGTTTTTTTTttaatatcaacattcacaatacgaaATTTATATCATTTGATTCATCATGAAAaatagtttcatattttatctactagcagggccggccctgaggggggcagGGGGAGcgaccgccccgggcccccaagttGAAGGGGCCCCCTCCCGAAGGCATGCATATGTAGCCAGCCCAGCGAGGCAGGCCGGGGATGCAGGGATCACACAGCCCGCAGACTTAGCTTTCCTTCATTACGCTAAAAAAAACATAGCTCTCCTTCAATCTCGCAGACGCAAGTCACGGGCGCAGACGCAGCTTCCCTTCTCCTATTGTGGCTACTCCTCAATTAGTGGATCTGCAGGCGTATGTCCTCATCTACAGATGTAGCCCATTCTCCCTTCAAAATTGAGATCGGTATTCCATATCTCCAAGCCGGCACGCCCCCATCTAGCGATTTCTGTTTGTATCGGCCGCATCGATCATTGAATCGATGGATTGCTAACGCTTAGGCTATGCCTATTCTAGGCCCTAATCGCTGGAAGCCATTGCACATGGCCGGGTGCCTCCCTCCTCCCGCCAGGGCCATGCACCAGTCCACAGTGCGTCATTGTCGAGCACCGTCGTCCGAGATCGATCTCAGGTATATGATATTACTGTTTCTCACAATCTCACTTATATTGCTAACTAACTAATTTACTATCGAATACACGATGCATATCTTGTGTCATTCAACCAATAAAATATATTGTTGGTTTTATCTCATTGTCTCTTCGTATGATTTTGAATTTATGTATATTAATTAGAATCCAAATACAACGCGAGGGACGAGCTACATGCTACTGCAAAATTCCTCAGTTTGAATTTATTAGGCCCCCGGAATGTTTTAGCCTAAAGTTGGTTAGAATTTAACTCACAAGAAATATTATTTATATGCCCAAAAAACATTTTGAAAGATCTTTATTCTGTGATATATATAACACATAAGTTTATTAGTCAAATGTTAGGTCAAAAGTACCATAAAACCCAGCAAGCACTAATAAATCCGGACAGAGAAAGTACCGTACAAAGCACATAATGCCAAAATAACACGACTtgttacaggccaacagttgtggatCTCACAAAAAGGATCATTCTCACGCAACATC
This window harbors:
- the LOC119353913 gene encoding galactose mutarotase-like, whose translation is MAAEPEICVLSNGRITANIASWGATITSLLVPDAQGDLADVVLGFDTLEPYLKGMAPYFGCIVGRVANRIKNGKFDLNGVEYSLPINNGPNSLHGGLKGFDKVVWGVVERKDGEYPSITFQYESKDGEEGYPGDVTVRATYSLPEATTLRLDMEAIPANKATPISLAQHTYWNLAGHNSGSILDHSIQIWAKHVTPVNENTIPTGEIMPVQDTPFDFTTEHRIGDRINDVPGGYDHNYVLDSGDEKNGLKHAAKLKDPSSSRTLDLWTDAPGMQFYTANYVNGITGKGGAVYGKHAGVCLETQGFPNAINQPNFPSVVVQPGAKYKHTMLFEFSA